One genomic segment of uncultured Desulfobacter sp. includes these proteins:
- a CDS encoding YkgJ family cysteine cluster protein → MTDHVLDNLLKNYTDLITRVDEHIQRLSQVHKEHLACKKGCDECCRHLSLFPVEAFSLSRAFSRLDAPYREKILEQAEQTDRACPLLVDHVCMVYEARPVICRTHGYPLYMEKEGRAMVDFCPKNFKGVKKLDRVDMLDLDRMNTLLTAVNNHFIVCFEDGLPDRISVDRALELYRLL, encoded by the coding sequence ATGACTGACCATGTGCTTGACAATCTATTGAAAAACTACACGGATCTGATCACACGGGTAGATGAACATATTCAAAGGCTTTCCCAGGTCCATAAAGAGCACCTTGCCTGCAAAAAAGGGTGTGATGAATGTTGCAGGCATTTGTCTTTATTTCCGGTTGAGGCATTTTCCTTGTCACGGGCCTTCAGTCGCCTGGATGCCCCATACCGTGAAAAGATTCTTGAGCAGGCCGAGCAGACCGATCGCGCATGCCCCCTGCTTGTGGACCATGTTTGTATGGTCTATGAGGCCCGCCCCGTTATTTGCAGAACCCACGGATATCCCCTGTACATGGAAAAAGAAGGCAGGGCCATGGTGGATTTTTGCCCTAAAAATTTTAAGGGCGTAAAAAAACTGGACCGTGTTGATATGCTGGACCTTGACCGGATGAATACCCTTTTAACAGCAGTAAATAACCATTTCATCGTCTGTTTTGAAGACGGGCTGCCCGACCGGATATCTGTGGACCGGGCCCTGGAATTATATCGGCTTCTTTAA
- a CDS encoding RNA-guided endonuclease TnpB family protein, whose protein sequence is MKIRCAYKYRIYPNKQQQQQLAVQFGHARFIFNYGLDARKQAFKEIGKGLSYTATVLLLPKLKQDLPWLKEADSQVLQQKLKDLDTAYVNFFQGRAGYPTFKNKNSHQAIRYPQRFKLTDSQIYLPKVGWVTLVLHRPTEGVPKNATVSKTKSGKYFVSVQCELEISEFSNNLPAVGVDLGLHHFATLSTGEKVAHPAYLRAAEKKLRRLQKALSRTKKGRANRAKARRRVAVLHEKIANQRSDFLHKLSNRLVRSHGTVSLENLNVAGMVKCHSLAKSISDSGWNTLKLQCEYKACQYGADVQSVDRFFPSSKTCNVCGYVNNDLKLQHRFWTCPECSAEHDRDVNAAINIRNFNTVGATELQACGEDVRPTTFLGGRLTSVKQEAQCL, encoded by the coding sequence ATGAAAATACGTTGCGCATATAAGTACCGTATCTACCCGAATAAGCAGCAACAACAACAGTTGGCTGTACAGTTCGGGCATGCGCGTTTTATTTTCAACTACGGGCTTGACGCTCGAAAGCAAGCTTTTAAAGAAATCGGCAAAGGCCTTTCCTATACAGCCACAGTTCTTTTGTTGCCTAAGCTTAAACAGGATCTGCCTTGGCTCAAAGAAGCAGACTCTCAGGTGCTGCAGCAGAAGCTCAAAGATTTGGACACTGCCTATGTGAATTTTTTTCAAGGCCGTGCAGGCTATCCTACGTTTAAGAACAAAAACAGTCATCAAGCTATTAGGTATCCACAACGTTTCAAGCTCACAGACTCTCAGATCTACCTTCCCAAAGTCGGGTGGGTAACACTGGTATTGCACCGTCCCACTGAAGGTGTACCGAAAAATGCCACCGTTTCGAAAACCAAGAGCGGTAAGTATTTTGTTTCGGTACAGTGCGAGCTTGAAATATCTGAATTCTCTAATAACCTGCCGGCTGTGGGTGTAGACTTGGGATTGCATCACTTCGCTACGCTGTCCACCGGTGAAAAGGTGGCGCATCCCGCCTACTTGAGAGCGGCTGAGAAAAAACTCAGGCGCCTCCAGAAGGCACTTAGTCGAACCAAGAAGGGACGCGCCAACAGAGCTAAGGCGCGGCGCCGTGTTGCAGTACTTCACGAAAAAATAGCGAATCAACGCTCTGATTTTCTCCATAAGCTCAGCAACCGGCTGGTGCGTAGCCATGGGACAGTCAGTCTCGAAAACCTGAATGTTGCCGGTATGGTGAAGTGCCATAGTTTAGCCAAGTCAATCAGTGATAGCGGCTGGAATACGCTTAAATTGCAATGTGAATATAAAGCATGTCAATACGGTGCCGACGTACAGTCAGTTGATAGATTTTTTCCTTCCAGTAAAACCTGCAATGTTTGCGGGTACGTTAATAATGATTTAAAGTTGCAGCACAGGTTTTGGACCTGCCCTGAGTGCTCAGCAGAGCACGATAGGGATGTCAATGCTGCAATAAACATACGTAATTTCAATACCGTGGGAGCCACGGAACTTCAAGCCTGTGGAGAGGATGTAAGACCTACTACCTTTTTGGGTGGTCGGCTAACCTCTGTGAAGCAGGAAGCCCAATGCCTTTAG
- a CDS encoding divergent polysaccharide deacetylase family protein, producing MTQTKSTGGTKKNQGRKAKAPQKTTKTARKKSTKPKKKPGTAPKTGTKKPAKKKSPNFFNELKKTVLGITILVAICLTAAMLVDIFLKNSRPVAQKDQIVRKTSPVAQPQIPVPPRQKPLPPETKHPSATEPKIISKAHGLKEKKHPSGKRSITGTPAPQKDSAIVYEVYDNVAPPPKKIVTPKKADAVPQMAIIIDDIGYSKDLAMGLLNIDKNITFSILPFSPAGTQLAHSLSAKGAELMLHLPMEPTQYPKVNPGPGALLSSMSPDELLTQLRKDIRAVPGTVGANNHMGSRLTADSDKMNQIFTVLKQKNMFFVDSRTSAESKGEESARMFQLKFSHRDVFLDNFQDVEYISGQIEKLIKEAKDHGSAIGIGHPHQATLDALKRELPKIRGKVRLVPASKLVEVPQI from the coding sequence ACGGGCGGTACAAAAAAAAATCAGGGCAGAAAGGCAAAGGCGCCCCAAAAGACAACCAAAACCGCCCGAAAAAAAAGCACGAAACCCAAAAAAAAGCCGGGAACAGCCCCAAAAACCGGGACAAAAAAACCTGCTAAGAAAAAAAGTCCCAATTTTTTCAATGAGTTAAAAAAAACAGTGCTGGGGATCACCATCCTTGTGGCGATTTGTCTGACTGCGGCTATGCTGGTTGATATTTTTTTAAAAAACAGCCGGCCGGTGGCACAAAAAGACCAAATAGTCAGAAAAACATCGCCGGTGGCACAGCCGCAGATCCCGGTGCCGCCCCGGCAAAAGCCCCTGCCCCCGGAGACAAAGCATCCGTCAGCCACTGAACCGAAAATCATATCCAAGGCCCACGGCCTTAAGGAAAAAAAGCATCCATCCGGCAAACGCAGTATAACCGGAACACCAGCACCCCAAAAGGACTCAGCTATTGTATATGAAGTATATGATAATGTAGCGCCGCCCCCTAAAAAAATTGTGACGCCGAAAAAGGCTGATGCTGTACCCCAAATGGCCATTATCATTGATGATATCGGATACAGCAAAGATCTGGCCATGGGTCTGCTTAACATAGATAAGAATATCACCTTTTCCATTCTGCCCTTTTCTCCTGCCGGAACCCAGCTTGCCCACAGCCTGTCGGCAAAAGGGGCGGAACTGATGCTGCATCTACCCATGGAACCGACCCAATACCCCAAGGTCAACCCCGGGCCGGGCGCATTGTTGTCTTCCATGTCCCCGGATGAGCTTTTAACCCAGCTTCGCAAGGATATCCGTGCGGTTCCCGGCACAGTGGGGGCAAACAACCACATGGGGTCCAGGCTTACGGCGGATTCAGACAAAATGAATCAGATTTTTACGGTACTGAAACAAAAAAATATGTTTTTTGTTGATTCCAGAACATCTGCTGAATCCAAGGGCGAGGAGTCCGCCCGTATGTTTCAGCTGAAATTTTCCCACAGGGATGTGTTCCTGGATAATTTCCAGGATGTTGAATACATTTCAGGCCAGATAGAAAAACTTATCAAGGAGGCCAAGGACCATGGCAGTGCCATCGGTATCGGTCACCCCCACCAAGCCACCTTGGATGCGCTGAAACGCGAACTGCCAAAAATCAGGGGAAAAGTCCGGCTGGTGCCGGCCAGCAAGCTTGTTGAAGTGCCGCAGATTTAA